One window from the genome of Fulvivirga lutea encodes:
- a CDS encoding sigma-54-dependent transcriptional regulator: protein MGKKGLVLLVDDDEDVLLTSKMILRPHFEKILTESSPKKLESILSTSNPDVIILDMNYKTGATTGNEGLFWLRKIQEIDDSIKVIMNTAYGDIQLAVECMKEGAADFITKPWEKEKILNTVLNVYKLRVSEKEVSKLESAQKVLVTDLNRSENPIIGNSEAMKKVFDLIDKVAATDANVLITGENGTGKELIAKAIHKKSKRNNRPFIKADLGALSANLFESELFGYKKGAFTDAKEDRPGRITIADKGTLFLDEIGNISEAQQTKLLSVLQNREVIPLGGHSPTPIDIRIVSATNKNISKAVDNGSFRMDLLYRLNTIEIHIPALRDRKADIPLLVDHYLTKFTSKYDKPILYTTDDCLKKLQEYHWPGNIRELEHAVERAVIMASGKELQSEDFMLTNAKKPESNDSLKVEDVEKDLILQAIDKHKGNLSKASEELGMGRSTLYRKMERYKIK from the coding sequence ATGGGTAAAAAAGGTCTTGTTCTTTTAGTAGATGATGATGAGGATGTTTTATTAACTAGTAAAATGATCTTACGGCCCCACTTTGAAAAGATATTGACAGAATCATCCCCAAAGAAATTGGAGTCAATTCTATCCACTTCAAACCCTGATGTAATCATACTAGACATGAACTATAAGACCGGAGCTACCACCGGTAATGAAGGACTGTTTTGGCTAAGAAAGATTCAGGAAATAGATGATTCTATCAAAGTGATTATGAATACAGCCTATGGTGATATTCAATTGGCCGTGGAATGTATGAAAGAAGGTGCAGCTGATTTTATTACAAAGCCATGGGAGAAAGAGAAGATTCTAAATACAGTTCTAAACGTTTACAAATTGCGTGTTTCAGAAAAGGAGGTTTCTAAGCTAGAATCAGCGCAAAAAGTGTTGGTTACTGATCTCAACAGATCAGAAAATCCAATTATTGGCAACTCAGAAGCTATGAAAAAGGTTTTTGACCTGATTGATAAAGTAGCTGCTACCGATGCAAATGTTCTAATAACCGGTGAAAATGGAACTGGTAAGGAATTGATAGCCAAAGCAATTCACAAAAAATCGAAACGTAATAACAGGCCTTTTATTAAAGCAGATTTAGGTGCTCTATCCGCTAACTTGTTTGAATCTGAACTGTTTGGCTACAAAAAAGGAGCATTTACTGATGCCAAGGAAGATCGACCCGGCAGAATTACCATTGCTGATAAAGGAACACTATTTTTAGATGAAATTGGCAATATAAGTGAGGCGCAGCAAACTAAGCTGTTGAGTGTATTACAAAATAGAGAGGTGATTCCGCTTGGTGGGCACTCTCCCACTCCCATTGATATACGCATAGTTTCAGCAACTAATAAAAACATTTCTAAAGCGGTTGATAATGGCAGTTTTAGAATGGACTTACTCTATCGACTGAATACTATTGAAATTCATATTCCGGCCCTGAGAGATCGAAAAGCGGATATACCTTTACTAGTAGATCATTACCTAACAAAGTTTACATCGAAGTATGACAAACCTATACTATACACCACCGATGATTGCCTGAAAAAGCTGCAAGAATATCATTGGCCAGGCAACATCCGTGAATTAGAACATGCGGTAGAACGTGCCGTAATTATGGCCTCAGGTAAGGAATTGCAATCTGAAGATTTTATGCTCACTAATGCCAAGAAACCAGAATCTAATGATTCTTTAAAAGTGGAAGATGTAGAAAAAGACCTCATACTCCAGGCAATTGATAAGCACAAGGGCAACTTATCTAAAGCATCGGAAGAACTGGGTATGGGTAGAAGTACGCTCTACAGAAAAATGGAGCGCTATAAAATAAAATAA
- a CDS encoding UDP-2,3-diacylglucosamine diphosphatase — MKKEFRRDVEVVVISDVHLGTYGCQAEELLQYLKTINPKKLILNGDIIDMWQFSKRYWPSSHMQIIKYITSVLSRKTEVVYITGNHDEMLRRFVGFKLGSFKIENKLVLKLDGKKAWFFHGDVFDVTMQYSKWLAKLGAVGYDSLIILNTFVNFCLRSVGRGKISLSKRIKDSVKTAVKFIDDFENTAADIAIDNRYDYVICGHIHQPQHREINTSKGQVTYLNSGDWVENMTALEYNKGQWSIYDYRTDELAKQIKKSNGKVKEKYQTNNDLFQDMVTEFLTASKK; from the coding sequence ATGAAAAAAGAATTTAGAAGAGATGTAGAAGTAGTAGTTATTTCCGATGTACACCTCGGTACGTATGGTTGCCAGGCGGAAGAATTGCTTCAATATCTCAAAACTATCAACCCTAAAAAACTAATCCTCAACGGTGATATCATCGACATGTGGCAGTTCAGCAAGCGTTACTGGCCCTCCTCTCACATGCAAATTATTAAATATATAACCAGTGTTTTGAGTCGTAAGACCGAAGTGGTGTATATCACAGGCAACCATGATGAAATGCTTAGACGCTTTGTTGGGTTTAAGCTAGGTTCATTCAAAATAGAAAATAAGCTGGTATTAAAATTAGATGGTAAAAAAGCATGGTTCTTTCATGGAGACGTATTTGACGTTACCATGCAATACTCCAAGTGGTTGGCAAAGCTCGGAGCAGTGGGCTACGACTCCTTAATCATCCTTAACACATTCGTAAATTTTTGTCTTCGCTCTGTAGGTAGAGGTAAAATATCGCTGTCAAAACGAATAAAAGACAGTGTAAAAACGGCTGTAAAGTTCATTGATGATTTTGAAAATACTGCTGCAGATATCGCCATTGATAATAGATACGATTACGTAATCTGCGGCCATATTCATCAACCACAACATAGGGAAATAAACACTTCTAAAGGCCAGGTTACCTATTTAAATAGTGGCGATTGGGTAGAGAACATGACAGCCCTGGAGTACAATAAAGGCCAATGGTCTATTTATGATTATAGAACAGACGAGCTGGCCAAACAGATCAAAAAATCGAATGGTAAGGTCAAAGAGAAATATCAAACCAATAACGATTTGTTTCAAGATATGGTCACGGAATTTTTAACGGCTTCCAAAAAATGA
- a CDS encoding glycosyltransferase family 2 protein → MSNLYFDRYAYKKHIIAQRPSENLGLVITIPCFNEPHLLKSLASIAYCHPGRADVEVIVVINHSFDASDSIKQHNQKTFEEALQFAETYNTDHLKFYILLEELPAKHAGVGLARKIAMDEAAYRLSSINKDDGIIVCYDADSQCDDNYLLELERYFTQHKDCPGCSIYFEHTLEGEFEDKVYEAIVDYELFLRYYVHALRYAGFPFAHQTIGSSMAVRNAVYQRQGGMNRRKAGEDFYFLHKIIPLGNFGELNTTRVIPSPRKSDRVPFGTGKAVNDWLNRGNLDTYNFKSFEDLRNFYTKLNLVVDYNSLIYNWLESIPESLIEFGKTIDLTENIERIKKNSSNLDSFKSNFHRWFDGFMVLKFVHFARDHYYPNYPISKAVEELFMVNNWKIEESNKANLLALRTIDRST, encoded by the coding sequence TTGAGTAACCTCTATTTTGATAGATACGCATACAAAAAACACATAATAGCGCAAAGGCCTTCAGAAAACCTGGGCCTTGTGATTACAATTCCTTGTTTCAATGAGCCTCACCTGCTTAAGAGTTTAGCCAGTATCGCCTATTGTCATCCCGGGCGTGCCGATGTAGAGGTCATTGTGGTGATTAATCATAGCTTTGATGCCTCAGATAGCATCAAGCAACATAACCAAAAAACGTTTGAAGAAGCGCTGCAATTTGCTGAAACGTATAACACGGATCATTTAAAGTTTTACATCCTGCTGGAAGAGCTACCTGCTAAACATGCCGGTGTTGGTCTGGCTCGGAAAATTGCCATGGATGAGGCAGCTTACAGACTGTCCAGTATTAACAAGGATGATGGAATTATTGTATGTTATGATGCTGATAGTCAATGCGATGACAACTATTTGTTAGAGTTAGAAAGGTACTTTACACAGCATAAGGATTGTCCGGGTTGCAGCATCTATTTTGAGCACACGTTAGAAGGAGAATTTGAAGACAAGGTGTATGAGGCTATCGTAGATTACGAACTGTTCTTACGGTATTATGTGCATGCCTTACGTTATGCCGGCTTTCCATTTGCCCACCAAACCATTGGTTCTAGTATGGCTGTTAGAAACGCTGTATACCAGAGGCAAGGCGGTATGAACAGGCGAAAGGCCGGAGAAGACTTTTATTTCCTGCACAAGATAATTCCACTGGGTAATTTTGGTGAATTGAATACCACCAGGGTAATACCTTCACCTCGCAAGAGTGATCGCGTTCCTTTTGGTACTGGCAAAGCCGTAAATGATTGGCTGAACAGAGGAAATTTAGATACCTATAACTTCAAAAGCTTCGAAGATTTAAGGAATTTTTACACCAAATTAAATTTGGTTGTCGATTATAACTCATTAATATACAATTGGTTAGAATCTATACCTGAATCGCTGATTGAATTTGGAAAAACGATCGATCTAACAGAGAATATAGAACGCATCAAAAAGAATTCTTCCAATCTGGATTCATTCAAATCGAATTTTCACCGCTGGTTTGACGGGTTTATGGTCTTAAAATTCGTCCACTTTGCACGTGATCATTATTATCCCAACTACCCTATTTCAAAGGCTGTTGAAGAGCTATTCATGGTAAACAATTGGAAAATAGAAGAAAGCAATAAAGCTAATTTACTAGCCTTACGAACTATTGACAGAAGTACTTAA
- a CDS encoding response regulator transcription factor produces the protein MNSEKRKHKILIIDDDKDILELLAYNLDKEGYEVETVSKSTDSLNAAKSFQPDLIILDIMMPKINGIEVCRQLRESSEFNNTYIFFLTAKSDKELQIEALETGGDDFIQKITGLRALTHKISTVLKRKLIIRKCVKEIHLGDLTINRRKRSVAYKGKEIVLSESEFEIIYFFAQNPKKIISRDNLLNNIWGPDVYLLAKTLDTYLMNVADKLGTELIKQVREGKYKLEKVS, from the coding sequence ATGAACTCTGAAAAAAGGAAACACAAAATTCTAATTATTGATGATGACAAAGATATTCTTGAGCTACTGGCTTATAATCTTGATAAAGAAGGTTATGAGGTTGAAACTGTTAGTAAAAGCACCGATAGCTTAAATGCTGCCAAAAGCTTTCAGCCAGATCTAATTATTTTGGATATAATGATGCCTAAAATAAACGGTATCGAAGTATGTCGCCAGCTGAGGGAGAGTTCTGAATTTAATAATACATACATCTTTTTTCTAACAGCCAAGTCGGATAAAGAGCTGCAAATTGAAGCCCTGGAAACCGGTGGTGATGATTTTATACAGAAGATTACCGGACTCAGAGCTTTGACCCATAAAATAAGCACTGTGCTTAAAAGAAAGCTGATCATTCGTAAATGTGTCAAGGAGATTCACCTTGGTGACCTGACAATCAACAGGAGAAAGCGATCGGTGGCGTATAAGGGTAAAGAAATTGTTCTGTCTGAGTCAGAATTTGAAATCATCTATTTCTTTGCGCAAAACCCTAAGAAAATCATTTCAAGAGATAACCTGCTCAATAATATTTGGGGTCCGGATGTTTACCTGCTGGCCAAAACATTAGATACTTATTTAATGAACGTAGCAGACAAGCTGGGTACTGAATTAATTAAGCAGGTGAGGGAAGGGAAGTATAAGCTGGAGAAAGTAAGTTAA
- a CDS encoding glycosyltransferase family protein → MKILYAIQGTGNGHMSRAMDVAPALEKHGQVDYMVSGAQADIALPYSIKYKSKGLSFFFGKKGGIDIGRTFNENSSRRIWKEVHDLPIEQYDLIINDFEPISAWAAKLKGKKVIALSHQSALLSSKCPKPKSLDIVGQSILKNYAPATKHYGFHFNSFDENIYTPIVRNSIRQKELTKNGHYTVYLPAYSDEKIIKILSQVKGVDWKVFSKHTKSKHWHENVSIEPINNERFVNSLTSSIGVLCGAGFETPSEALFLQKKLMVIPMKGQYEQQCNAEALKEMGIPIAKKLGKKSIEKIQNWIDTDQHIEVNYQDETQAIVDKIVANEL, encoded by the coding sequence ATGAAAATTCTATACGCAATACAAGGTACAGGCAATGGCCATATGAGTAGAGCTATGGATGTAGCTCCTGCCTTGGAGAAACATGGCCAGGTTGATTATATGGTAAGCGGTGCACAAGCAGATATAGCTCTACCGTATTCAATTAAATACAAATCGAAAGGCCTGAGCTTCTTCTTTGGTAAGAAGGGAGGTATTGATATAGGCAGAACATTCAATGAAAACAGTAGCCGAAGAATCTGGAAAGAAGTTCACGATTTACCCATCGAGCAATATGATTTAATAATCAATGATTTTGAACCCATTTCTGCCTGGGCTGCTAAATTAAAAGGTAAAAAAGTAATTGCCCTGAGCCATCAAAGTGCGTTACTGTCCAGTAAATGCCCTAAACCGAAGTCTTTGGACATTGTGGGCCAATCCATCCTAAAGAACTATGCTCCGGCTACCAAGCACTATGGCTTTCATTTCAATTCTTTCGATGAGAATATCTATACACCTATTGTCAGAAATTCTATCAGACAAAAAGAATTAACAAAAAATGGACATTACACGGTCTATTTACCAGCCTATTCAGATGAAAAAATCATCAAAATATTGAGCCAGGTAAAAGGGGTTGACTGGAAGGTTTTTTCAAAGCATACCAAATCAAAACACTGGCATGAAAATGTAAGTATTGAGCCAATCAATAATGAACGATTTGTGAATTCTCTTACAAGCTCAATAGGAGTGCTTTGTGGTGCAGGTTTTGAAACACCTTCTGAGGCACTTTTCCTGCAAAAGAAATTGATGGTAATACCAATGAAGGGCCAGTATGAGCAACAGTGCAATGCCGAAGCCCTGAAAGAAATGGGCATTCCAATAGCAAAAAAGCTCGGTAAAAAATCAATAGAAAAAATTCAAAACTGGATCGATACAGATCAGCATATAGAAGTAAACTATCAAGACGAAACCCAGGCAATAGTAGATAAAATAGTAGCGAATGAACTCTGA
- a CDS encoding ABC transporter permease has translation MITNYIKIAIRNLLNKKVFSFINIAGLALGMAACLSIYYYVNYEFSYNQNFSNSSTIYRTYFTRQMEDGENRVYFNAGTALKNKLDEIPEIEGAFRLVKIDYQNNSLIYDSDAGRVALAQQGVQFADKSIKNVLDLELVSGSFAKMDQPMKVVLSESVAAKFFDPQQAIGKTITLSGNIGNHDYEIVGVTKDLPTNTTFNLSVLLSMPSKGSIEGAEQLDNWNSWNAETYILSDNSINKIQNALKRNVTDLDIFHNDETIWSLDMLPLTDLHLTTVTQEATLDKSAEKLLLGLQLIGLFILTIAWINFINLSTARAIERAREVGVRKALGSHLYQIRLQFMVESFIINCLAAAIALTITQLCLPALFGSKDLMALSEDSSMFFWTTFTSVLVLGSFLSGLYPAFVLSGFKPTVVLKGKITSFKSGELLRKGLVIFQFAASSIMIIGTYVVYEQITYMKNKDLGLNINNILILDAPPTDVTSSSTDRYQVINSFKEEINQLNAIKHITASSDIPGQDTGWATSLRLSNETDDDKKNISLLACDRNFVDAYDIEMAAGRFYNLGDGTFDKGHFVINEAALSLLGFETAEEAIGKNLIEGRMFPELTIVGVVKDFHQQSLKSKIEPMALVYSSWSNYYSLALNIDESLSSERKAVLLKESLDQIEAIWVKFFPEYPFDYNFLDSRFNEQYKSDQEFSFIISLFALLSVIIAGLGLLGLASYAVVQRTKEIGIRKVLGASSGRIIQLLTMQYLWLILVGIVVAIPLAYLGLENWLEAYAYRIELTPWMLVIPILSIVLIACAIIGSQVLSATMKNPVDSLRYE, from the coding sequence ATGATTACCAACTACATTAAAATAGCCATACGAAATTTATTAAATAAGAAGGTTTTTAGCTTCATCAACATCGCTGGCCTGGCTTTAGGAATGGCTGCATGTCTGAGTATTTACTATTATGTGAATTATGAGTTTAGCTACAACCAAAACTTTTCCAACAGCAGCACTATTTATCGTACTTACTTCACAAGACAGATGGAGGATGGTGAGAATAGGGTCTATTTTAATGCCGGAACAGCCTTAAAAAACAAGCTTGATGAAATTCCGGAAATTGAAGGAGCCTTTAGATTGGTTAAAATTGATTACCAAAATAATTCACTGATTTATGACAGTGACGCTGGTAGAGTAGCACTTGCACAGCAAGGCGTTCAGTTTGCGGATAAGTCAATTAAAAATGTGCTCGACCTAGAATTGGTTTCAGGATCTTTTGCTAAAATGGATCAACCAATGAAAGTAGTACTGTCGGAGTCTGTAGCTGCTAAATTCTTTGATCCACAACAAGCAATTGGAAAAACCATCACTTTAAGTGGGAATATAGGCAACCACGACTATGAAATTGTGGGTGTTACCAAGGATTTACCTACTAACACAACTTTTAATTTATCTGTGCTTTTGTCAATGCCTTCGAAAGGGTCAATTGAAGGTGCAGAACAGTTGGATAATTGGAATAGCTGGAATGCCGAAACGTATATTCTAAGTGACAATTCGATAAACAAGATTCAGAATGCATTAAAGAGAAATGTGACTGATCTGGATATTTTTCACAACGATGAAACGATATGGTCGCTAGACATGCTGCCGCTTACTGATCTACACCTTACTACGGTAACTCAAGAGGCAACATTGGATAAATCGGCAGAAAAGCTATTATTAGGATTGCAATTGATAGGACTGTTCATATTAACGATAGCCTGGATTAATTTTATTAACCTTTCTACTGCCAGGGCCATCGAACGAGCTCGAGAAGTAGGCGTGAGAAAAGCATTAGGCTCTCATCTCTATCAAATTAGGTTACAATTTATGGTTGAATCATTCATTATTAATTGTTTAGCTGCGGCCATAGCACTAACCATTACTCAGCTGTGCTTGCCGGCCCTTTTCGGATCTAAAGATTTGATGGCACTCTCCGAAGACTCTAGTATGTTCTTCTGGACAACTTTCACCTCGGTACTGGTGTTGGGTTCATTTTTGTCAGGTTTGTACCCAGCGTTTGTTTTATCAGGATTTAAACCAACCGTTGTTTTAAAAGGCAAAATAACAAGCTTTAAAAGTGGTGAATTATTACGCAAAGGTCTTGTAATATTTCAGTTTGCTGCATCTTCCATTATGATAATAGGCACTTATGTGGTTTATGAGCAAATCACGTATATGAAAAATAAAGACTTAGGTCTTAACATCAATAACATATTAATTTTGGATGCCCCACCAACTGATGTGACATCATCAAGCACCGATAGATATCAGGTGATCAATTCTTTTAAGGAAGAAATCAATCAACTAAATGCAATAAAGCATATTACTGCCAGCAGCGATATTCCAGGTCAGGACACAGGTTGGGCTACTTCTTTGAGATTATCCAACGAAACAGATGATGATAAGAAGAACATCAGTCTACTAGCTTGCGATAGAAATTTCGTAGATGCGTATGACATAGAAATGGCAGCTGGTAGATTCTACAATTTGGGTGATGGCACCTTTGATAAAGGTCATTTTGTGATCAACGAGGCCGCCTTGTCATTACTAGGGTTTGAAACAGCTGAAGAAGCAATCGGTAAAAACCTAATTGAGGGACGCATGTTTCCGGAATTAACCATCGTGGGTGTTGTGAAAGACTTTCACCAGCAGTCCTTAAAAAGTAAAATTGAGCCAATGGCTTTGGTGTACAGTAGCTGGAGCAATTATTATTCACTTGCTTTAAATATTGATGAGAGTCTGTCTTCAGAAAGAAAAGCAGTACTGTTAAAGGAGTCACTCGATCAAATAGAAGCTATTTGGGTGAAATTCTTCCCTGAGTATCCATTTGATTATAATTTTCTCGATTCACGCTTTAACGAGCAATACAAGAGCGATCAGGAATTCAGTTTTATCATAAGCCTGTTTGCCTTGCTTTCGGTAATAATTGCTGGGTTAGGGTTGTTAGGTTTGGCTTCTTATGCCGTAGTTCAACGAACTAAGGAAATAGGCATTAGAAAAGTATTAGGAGCGTCTTCGGGAAGAATTATTCAACTACTAACTATGCAGTATTTATGGCTCATTTTAGTGGGAATTGTTGTGGCGATACCATTAGCCTACTTGGGTCTTGAAAATTGGTTGGAGGCATATGCCTATCGCATAGAGTTAACACCATGGATGCTCGTAATTCCAATACTATCAATAGTACTTATTGCTTGCGCTATCATTGGTTCGCAGGTATTATCTGCCACCATGAAAAACCCGGTTGATAGTCTTAGATACGAATAA
- a CDS encoding dienelactone hydrolase family protein, whose product MKQLSTKFLVILFLLTIIISCGKKSDNGSDETVAVETTPEYVGEEVTYSTDSTTMKGYLAYDKNSTEKKPGILVVHEWWGHNEYTRKRADMLAELGYVALAVDMYGDGKVAEHPKDAQKFMTSVFSNMDEAEARFDKAMELLKSNENVDPDQIGVVGYCFGGSVALTMANMGKDIDAVAAFHSGLQLPVMPTNDIQAKILVCNGAADPFISEESVETFKSAMDSVNANYKYIAYDSAKHAFTSKGATAMGEKFELPLEYNAKADEASWEEMKTFFSGVFK is encoded by the coding sequence ATGAAACAATTAAGTACAAAATTTCTAGTAATACTCTTTCTATTAACCATTATTATTTCTTGTGGTAAGAAATCAGATAATGGGTCAGATGAAACGGTAGCTGTAGAAACCACTCCGGAATATGTCGGGGAAGAGGTTACTTATTCTACTGATTCAACAACGATGAAAGGCTATTTAGCTTATGATAAAAATAGTACAGAGAAGAAACCAGGAATTTTAGTAGTTCACGAATGGTGGGGACACAACGAATACACAAGAAAGCGTGCGGATATGCTTGCTGAGTTAGGCTATGTAGCGTTGGCAGTAGATATGTATGGCGATGGAAAAGTGGCTGAGCACCCTAAAGATGCTCAGAAATTTATGACGTCTGTCTTTTCAAATATGGATGAAGCGGAAGCAAGATTCGATAAGGCGATGGAGCTGTTAAAGTCGAATGAGAATGTAGATCCAGATCAAATTGGTGTCGTTGGTTATTGCTTTGGAGGAAGTGTAGCATTAACGATGGCTAACATGGGCAAAGATATAGATGCTGTAGCTGCATTTCATAGCGGGCTTCAGCTGCCAGTAATGCCTACGAATGATATTCAAGCCAAAATATTGGTATGCAATGGTGCTGCAGATCCTTTTATTTCTGAAGAGTCAGTTGAAACGTTTAAATCAGCGATGGACAGTGTAAATGCAAATTACAAATACATAGCCTATGATAGTGCTAAGCATGCGTTTACAAGCAAAGGCGCAACGGCCATGGGTGAGAAATTTGAATTGCCATTAGAGTATAATGCTAAGGCTGATGAGGCTTCATGGGAGGAAATGAAGACCTTCTTCAGTGGAGTTTTCAAATAA
- a CDS encoding ABC transporter permease — MLLNYIKIIVRNLRKSPIYFFLNLIGLSVGIAASILLLHYSFYELSYDDHQQNIENKYRLVVKDDGGISATTPAPVEPLIKDEFEQLKQTTAVRHSEGILKSFDNSGNTVSDIEERVVSVTPGFFQLFNYPLKAGNEKLLNEPLQLFISESLATKYFGDVDPLNRELIFFERNFGELKLNVAGVFSNAKSNTHLPVDAVFSMKTLENSDNFWAKFDNWGWNGFYTYIELNPASTITQEQSNQFIDKHIGKENRERAGIEVQLQPIKDIHISSGFMNEYQPVRDERIIHFLIAVAIIILFLASVNYINLFTARGLKRAKEVGVRKNMGATKLHLLLQFTTESIIIISLSILLAITIIQLCYPLFNAGFGGAFGESIWANQSVISWVLAPILLVLIWASIQPAIIISSYPMINILKGDLRSVNGKSGYRKISVIIQFAASALMLTCSLILYQQINYLQNKDLGIDIDQKLLVYKPKESIENYEAKAQSFKNELSKLASTNGVSASGSVPSHHFNWSTNNMHRIDKTADRVGEYGINVTYIDNDYAELYNLKLIAGTDRVNENTSQLKALVNLKGLEPLEIPSVEAALGMKVVNGADTIEIVGVIENYQHNSILEESKPAIFLFRENAQIFTISYNTGTNSLANTANLIEEVKQIYTQIFPTTNFDYAFLDQKFGEAYAFATFLSRIVIGFTSIAILLAILGLFGLSLYSVERKTKEVGIRKTLGASSISLFWNNLKPFLQMMLLASFIAIPSAYFIGEKWLQEYAFKIDLDVITFLLPTTLLTVIMIGTIAFHLLKLNNTNPVDSLRYE, encoded by the coding sequence ATGTTATTGAACTACATTAAAATAATCGTTCGGAATTTAAGGAAGTCGCCAATCTATTTTTTCCTTAATCTTATCGGCCTATCTGTTGGTATTGCAGCCAGTATTTTACTTCTGCATTACTCATTTTACGAGTTGAGTTATGACGATCATCAACAAAATATAGAAAACAAATATCGCTTAGTTGTTAAAGATGATGGCGGCATCTCAGCTACCACACCGGCACCCGTTGAACCATTAATCAAGGATGAATTTGAGCAGTTGAAGCAGACCACCGCTGTTCGTCATTCTGAAGGCATTCTTAAATCTTTTGATAATTCAGGAAATACCGTTTCAGATATCGAAGAAAGAGTGGTTAGCGTAACACCAGGGTTTTTCCAACTTTTCAACTACCCTTTAAAGGCAGGTAATGAAAAGCTGCTGAATGAGCCCCTTCAGCTATTTATAAGTGAATCTTTAGCTACTAAATACTTTGGTGATGTTGATCCGTTGAATCGTGAGTTAATCTTCTTTGAGCGCAATTTTGGTGAACTAAAGCTCAATGTAGCAGGAGTTTTTTCTAATGCTAAATCAAATACACACTTACCGGTAGATGCCGTTTTCTCCATGAAAACCCTGGAGAATAGCGATAATTTTTGGGCGAAATTCGATAACTGGGGCTGGAATGGCTTTTACACTTATATCGAATTAAATCCTGCTTCGACAATTACGCAGGAACAAAGCAATCAGTTCATAGATAAACACATTGGTAAAGAAAACCGTGAGCGTGCCGGTATTGAAGTGCAGCTTCAGCCAATAAAGGATATTCATATAAGCTCAGGGTTCATGAATGAATATCAGCCAGTAAGGGACGAGCGAATTATACATTTTCTAATAGCAGTGGCAATCATTATTCTGTTCTTAGCTTCGGTGAATTACATTAACCTATTCACAGCCAGAGGACTAAAAAGAGCCAAAGAAGTAGGAGTGAGGAAGAATATGGGAGCAACAAAACTCCATTTACTTCTCCAATTTACAACAGAATCGATCATCATTATAAGTTTATCCATTCTGTTGGCCATCACCATCATCCAATTGTGTTATCCATTATTTAATGCTGGTTTTGGGGGTGCATTTGGTGAATCTATTTGGGCCAATCAATCGGTTATAAGCTGGGTATTGGCACCCATTCTTCTTGTACTTATTTGGGCTTCTATTCAGCCAGCGATAATAATATCTTCTTATCCTATGATTAATATTCTCAAAGGCGATTTAAGGTCTGTTAATGGGAAATCAGGTTATCGAAAAATTAGTGTTATCATACAATTTGCAGCATCTGCTTTAATGCTTACTTGCTCACTTATCCTTTACCAACAGATTAACTATCTACAGAATAAAGATTTAGGGATTGACATCGATCAAAAATTGCTTGTTTATAAGCCCAAAGAATCGATTGAAAATTACGAGGCTAAGGCACAGTCGTTCAAAAATGAGTTGAGCAAATTAGCCAGTACAAATGGGGTTTCAGCTTCTGGGAGTGTTCCATCGCATCATTTTAACTGGTCTACCAACAACATGCACAGAATTGATAAAACGGCTGATCGGGTAGGTGAGTATGGCATTAATGTAACTTATATTGATAATGATTATGCGGAACTCTACAATTTAAAATTAATAGCTGGTACCGATCGCGTAAATGAAAATACTAGCCAGTTAAAGGCACTAGTGAACCTGAAAGGGCTAGAACCATTGGAGATACCCAGTGTGGAAGCTGCGCTGGGAATGAAGGTGGTAAACGGTGCTGATACGATAGAAATAGTGGGAGTGATAGAAAACTATCAGCACAACTCTATCTTAGAGGAGAGTAAGCCGGCAATTTTCCTGTTTCGTGAAAACGCCCAGATATTCACTATTTCTTACAATACGGGCACCAATTCATTGGCCAATACGGCTAATTTAATAGAGGAAGTTAAGCAGATTTACACCCAAATATTTCCTACAACCAATTTTGATTATGCCTTTTTAGATCAAAAATTTGGAGAGGCCTATGCGTTTGCAACGTTTCTATCACGTATCGTTATTGGTTTCACGTCCATTGCAATACTATTGGCCATTCTAGGCCTGTTCGGATTGTCGCTTTACAGTGTTGAAAGAAAAACGAAAGAGGTTGGCATAAGGAAAACATTGGGAGCTAGTTCAATTTCATTGTTTTGGAATAACCTAAAACCTTTTCTTCAAATGATGCTTTTAGCTTCTTTCATAGCCATACCATCTGCCTATTTCATTGGTGAAAAATGGCTCCAAGAATATGCTTTTAAAATTGATTTAGATGTTATCACATTCCTTTTGCCCACTACACTTCTAACAGTGATTATGATTGGAACAATCGCGTTTCATTTATTGAAATTGAACAATACCAATCCGGTTGATAGCCTTAGATATGAATAG